The Atlantibacter hermannii genomic interval CACCTCGATCACGGCACGGCAACCCACGGTGTCCAGCGCATCGTCCACCGACTGGCCTTCGCCAACATAGGCTTTGATCTCGCCGGTAAAATCATCCGATGACAGACGGAAATAGGTGAGCGGGCCGCTTTTCAGACGACCATGCACCGCGCCGCAGGTGTTCTCTTTACCCACCGTCGTGCCAATGATATCCGCCGTACCCATGGCCGGGGATTCGAGGCTGGCGCTGGCAAAGTTACCGCAGTGGAACAGCACGCATTTATTGCGGTCATCGCCAAAGTTATTGTTCCAGTCGGCAATCGACGCCGGGTTCAGCGAGCAGCTCGCCAGCGCATACATCGACAGCGCGCCCATCACGTCCACTTCACAGGCGCTTGGCATCAGCTGGCCGGACATCACGCTCATGATCGAACAGACGTTGATGCCGAGGTTTTCCTGCAACGACGTCCAGCACTGGATCGCGGTGGTGTCGATATCGTTAGCCGTCACCCATTCGCTGATCACCACGAAAAGCTTCGCCATGGTCACCAGCTTGTCTGCCGGGATGCCGCTGGCGTCGGCATTATCCAGCAAAATGCCGCGTTTTTCCTGAACGCGAATGTCGTCATCGCTGATGTGTTTGATGCGGGTAAATATCTCAGACAGGTCGAGGGTTTCCACCGCCACGCCCATTTTTTCCAGCAGTTTTTCGCTGTAGCGCACGGTGTTAAAACTCGCCGGACGCGCACCAATCGCGCCGATGCGTACGCCTTTCATGGATTTCACTACCCGGCAGATTTGGCTGAAGCGTTGCAGGTCGGCGGCAAACACCTCGCTGGACAGCGCGCAAACGTGCTGAGTGGTCAGGGTAAAGGGGATCCCGTACTGGCGCAGGTTGTTACACAGGGAAATCTTGCCGCAGAAGCTGTCACGGCGGGTGGCGAGGCCCATTTTATCGAGATTATCTTCTTCCGCCTGGATCAGCACCGGCACGTTAAGGCCGGATAAGCGAATGGCTTCCGCTACGGCTTTTTTCATCGCCGAAGTTGGGCAGCAGCACCACCACGCCGTGGATCTCGTCGCGGTGTTGACGGAACAGTTCAGCGCACACTTTGGCATCCTGGCGGGTTTCCACTCCACCCAGATACGTGTCGCCGTCTTTCAGCATAACGGTATTAATACCGAGCCGGGAAAACAGCGCTTCAGCCTGCTCGCGGGCTTCCGCAACCAGATAGCTGGGGAAGAATCCGCGGTTGCCGATAATTACGCCGAAAGTTAATTGATGTGGGATACGGGACATGGCATCACTCCAGTAAAAGGATTAATTGGGCTGAAAGCGGCAA includes:
- a CDS encoding L-fucose isomerase and related proteins → MKKAVAEAIRLSGLNVPVLIQAEEDNLDKMGLATRRDSFCGKISLCNNLRQYGIPFTLTTQHVCALSSEVFAADLQRFSQICRVVKSMKGVRIGAIGARPASFNTVRYSEKLLEKMGVAVETLDLSEIFTRIKHISDDDIRVQEKRGILLDNADASGIPADKLVTMAKLFVVISEWVTANDIDTTAIQCWTSLQENLGINVCSIMSVMSGQLMPSACEVDVMGALSMYALASCSLNPASIADWNNNFGDDRNKCVLFHCGNFASASLESPAMGTADIIGTTVGKENTCGAVHGRLKSGPLTYFRLSSDDFTGEIKAYVGEGQSVDDALDTVGCRAVIEVPHLENLLSWVCNNGFEHHVAMNHSATGAVLQEAFNKYLGISCYWHR
- a CDS encoding L-fucose isomerase and related proteins, which translates into the protein MSRIPHQLTFGVIIGNRGFFPSYLVAEAREQAEALFSRLGINTVMLKDGDTYLGGVETRQDAKVCAELFRQHRDEIHGVVVLLPNFGDEKSRSGSHSLIRP